The nucleotide sequence AGATGGCTTGACAGGTTCCAGTTCATCCAGCTTTTAATTCATACCCAGAGTCAGCGATGTCATCTGGTGCTGAAGAACAGGCCGGGGACGTTGCCCGTCACTGATTTGACCTGGATGGCTACCCCTGTAAATAAATCTCTCCTGCGCTCTGCAAATGGCACCGGAATGGGAATGTTTAGGTTATAAACCCCTGAATTCCAGGTGCCGAAAATTCCAGGTGCCAGATTTCAGTGCCCCACATTGCTCACCCCTAAGGTCATGGTCCAGTCTTCCCCCCCTCCCACTGGTGTTTTCACTGCCAGCCATCATGCCAGCCAGTCTGACTCAGGGATGCCCACCCTGAAAGTCATCCGCCAGACCGGATTAAAGTTTTTTGACCGCTCCTGGTTCAGTGCCGGGAGCGATCGCCCCCTTCCTGCCGCTCATACCCTGGCGGCCATGGAGCAACTGGTTGCAATCATCCACCAGTTACGGTTAACAGCCGGGGCAGCGGATGCCTCCCCCATCACCCACTGGCATCCGGAGTTGCCTCTGACTCCAGAAGCCATCCTCCCCTATGTCAGTGAAGAGGTCGATGAGGTACTGGATGCTTTACAGACCACTGAGGCACCCGCTGCCAATCCTTCCCCGTTGTTTACCACGGTTGATGCGCTCATCTCCTATCTGCTATGGGGAGTTGCCCGCAGTGCTTACCCCGTCATGCGGCTGATCGAAGGGATACGCGCCAGACACTATCGAGCCAGGCAAACCTGGGGAACGGGGATGCTCCGTCTGGTGGTGATGCTGGAGGCCGTCACCCCCACGGCTGGCTGGTGTCTTGATCTGGTCATGGGCTGTCCGCCAGGGCAACTGCTGGCAAATGAGGACTGGCTTCAGTCTGAACAACTGATATTACCTGTGATGCAAGCTCCTTCAGCCGCGCTGATGCCGGACTTACCTGATCGCGATCGCCCAGCCGGCAATCAGGTCGGCATTCTTTTAGAAGAATTCCAGCAATCTATTCTGGAGGAAATGCCTGCGCTACAATCCCTCTTCAGCGGTGTTTCCGTTGATCTGCTACAGCCGGGGCAGCCCTGGCAAGCCGGGCAACTCCAACTTAAGTTGGGGTTTGAATTTATGGACCAGGACCCGACTGCGATCTCGCTTCAGCCCCCTCCGGCTTTTGCAGATCTGATTGACGCGGAGTTACTGGAAGTAGATCCCGCTACTCAAAACCTGCCCGTTCAGGATGCCATCAAGGGCACTGTTCTTTCGCCATTAACGCGGGTGTCTGTAGTCGAATTGCCCCGGCAGATTCCCCGCCCTGGGACGTTGATTCGGTTAGTAGACCCGGCCATTTTGAAAACCGCCAGCCACAGCATTATCCAGCCACCACTGGCCCAATCCATCTGGCGACTTCAGCAACTGCCGATGGATCGAAATACCGATCAGGGGTTGTTGCCAGTCGTTTGCGAGGCCTGGCGGGCGATCGACCGGGCAACCTATCGGATCAACTCAACCCTTGAATTGTGGCAGTCAGACTGGTTATTAGAGGAACTGGTCCCCAACCTGTTCTGGCAGATTACGCGCAGTTCCTACGAAATTACACAACTCATGGGGGGTATTGAGGTGGCAGCACTTCAGCCAGGGCAGGACTGGCAGCAAGGCACTTTGCGATTGATGGTGGCTCTACAAATTCAGTCAACGAAACTGCAATGCATGATTGACCTGACAACCGGGCGGCTGATTCACCCTGAAACCAGCTGGCTGCATCCAGAAACCCTCTGTCAGTTATCCCTGCGATCGGACTTAAGTGAAAATTTCACTTTTTCCTGGCAATCGCCTGTTCAAGCTGAAACAGTGATCCGTCATCTACACCATCGGATCTGTGATTTCACGCCAGAGATTGGGCAGTTTATGGATACAACTCCTATCGAGTGGCTTGAAGTGGACCAGGACTGGCAACCTGGAACGATGAAACTATCCCTCAATCTGGAATTGATGCCTGACTAATGGAAGCATCCCTGAAAGGGTGATTAATCGGCTGTCTACGAATTGTGTGAATTTTGATCTCTTCGCCTGTAACCCCTGATACCCATCAATGTATACCTACGCTTTTCTTACCCATCCCACGACGCCGCTGGCGTTGCCTGAAGGTATTGAAGATCAGGTTCAGATTGTGGGGACAGACTCTCTTTGTGCGGCTGTGGAACCCGAACTCTCTGAAACCAGACTCAGCCTGTTGCAGGAAAAAGACGAAACCTTAATGCAGGCGGTCATGGCCCACGATCGCGTCATCCGAGAGCTATTTCTGCAAACAACGATTTTGCCCCTCCGATTTGGCACGCACTTTGCTTCCTTACAGGGGCTGCTGACCCATCTCGATGTCCGTCAGCAGGAATATTTAGAAGCTCTGAGCCGGTTTGATGGCAAAGCTGAATACACGCTGAAGCTGACCCCTGTGGAAACCCCAGAACAGTCTGTTCCTCCAGAGGTGAAGGGGAAAGACTACTTTCTGGCAAAGAAAAAGCAGTTTCAAACCCACTTAGAGCAGAAAACATTGCAGCAGACAGAGCAAACTATGATTCTGCAACAATTAGCTAAGGTCTGCTTACAGTATCGTTTCAGCAACAGCCAGTCGGATCAAACCAGGATTTATCTGCTCATCCACCGGGAAGAGGCGTCCCAGTTGGTTGAACAAATCCAGCACTGGCAGAACCAGTGTTCCTCCTGGAAACTCAGTCTGGGAGAAGCGTTGCCCCCTTACCACTTTCTGAGTCACTGATTCTCTTACAACGGGGGCGATCGCCTGTGCCACTCGGTCGCCTGCTCATAGGCATAGCCCACCTGAAGCACCTGGTCTTCCCGTAACACATTACCGATAATTTGCAACCCTACTGGCATTCCCTGGGAGTCAAACCCACAGGGGACACTCATAGCAGGCAACCCCGCCAGGTTAACTGGAATGGTCATCAGGTCTACCAGGTACATGCTGAGGGGATTGGCTGACTTGTCCCCAGACTTAAAAGCGGTCGTTGGAGCTGTCGGACTCACCAATACATCCACGTTGTTAAAGGCCGCTTCAAAATCCTGCTTGATCAGCGTCCGCACCTTTTGAGCCTTCAAGTAATAGGCATCGTAGTAACCAGCGGAAAGGGCATAGGTGCCAATCATAATCCGGCGCTTTACCTCTGGACCAAAGCCCTGAGCGCGGGTGCGCGTATACATATCTATCAGGTTGTCAGCCTCTTCCACGCGCCGCCCATACTTAACCCCATCATAGCGAGCCAGGTTTGCCGAAGCCTCTGATGGCGCAATGATGTAGTAGGCGGCAATCCCATAGCGGAAACGGGGACAGGAAATTTCTTTAATGTCAGCTCCCAGGTCTTTGAGTTGGGCGATCGCTGCCCTGACTGCTCGCTCCACTTCCGGGTCCAACCCCTCACCAAAGGTTTCCTGAATCACTCCCACCTTCTTTCCCTTCAGATCAGGGGTGAGGTACCGGGTGTAATCAGGGATCTCCACCTTCAGACTGGTCGAGTCTTTGGGATCATGACCGGCGATCGCACCCAGCAGAATCGCCGTATCTTCTACCGACCGGGCAAAGGGACCAATTTGATCCAGGGAAGAGGCAAACGCCACCAGCCCATAGCGGGAAACCAGACCATAGGTTGGTTTCAGCCCCACAATGCCACAGAAAGAAGCGGGCTGGCGGATAGACCCCCCTGTGTCAGAACCGAGTGCAACAAGGCATTCTCCCCCAGCAACAGCAGCAGCAGAACCGCCAGAAGACCCCCCCGGCACCCGGTCTAAATCCCACGGATTTGCTGTCAGGTGATAGGCTGAGGTTTCCGTCGAACCGCCCATGGCAAATTCATCCAGATTGGTTTTGCCCACCATGACCGCCCCTGCCTCTGCCAGCTTTTGGGTGACTGTAGACTCGTAGGGCGGCACAAAGTTCTCTAGAATGCGGGAAGCACAGGTAGTCGGGATGCCCCGGGTACAGAGATTGTCCTTGATTCCAATCGGAATCCCCGCCAGGAGGCCAATCTTTTCACCCGCCGCAATTTGGGCATCCACCTGTTTTGCCTGCTCCAATGCCTGTTCAGCCGTTACCGTCAGGAAACTATGCAACTTTGGTTCCAACTTTTGAATCCGCTCCAGGCTTTCCTGAACGATTTCAACCGCAGAGCGTTTTTTCTGGGTGAGTTGTTGGTGCAACTCGCGGATGGATGCCATGCCATGATCCCTTTCTACGAATATCCAAGACTCCAGTATACGGTGACGCTGATGGTTCTAGGGATGAATATAGCGTGAGCGATCAACAGCATTCTTTGCTAATCTACTTACGGCCAGCTTTTTACCACCCGCTTTTCTGCGCCGGGCATTATTCAGGACTCCTCAAATTCATGGCTTATCGTTTTGCTGCCAGGTTTCAATCGAGCGTTGTTCTTCTGAGCTTACTTGCAGCAGGCATCCCTCCAATAGCCAGTGCCCAGAATAAAATCTATAACCCGATTCCACTGACTCCGGGGGTCACCGTCACCGATCGCCTCACGAACAAAGACATTCCAACCGGCCAGGGTGGCTTTGCCCGAGACTATGTATTGCAGTTGAAGGAAGGCAGCCAACTGGCGATCGACCTGACTTCCGATAATTTCGATACCATTGTCGCGCTCATTGCAGAAGATGGTTCTACGGTTGCTGAAAACGATGATGGACCCGATGGCAGCACCAATTCTCTCTTATTCACCCGCATTACCAAAACAGGCACCTACTACATTCGAGTACGGGCATTTGGTGAAGTCGCTGGTGGAAACTACAAACTCAAAGTCACTCTGCTGAAGCCCGTTGAAGAACGGAGGTAGCGGGCAACCGTTTACCCGGACAGGATACTCTGGAAGCTGAGCTTTCATGCGCCATTACCCCAGGCTGGAATCTGGTAACAAGGCTATGAGCACATCCTGATCACACGCAGGGTTGCAAAGCTGCATGTGATTATATATTCTTGAGAGGATAAAAGGCGATGAAAGATTTGTGAAGAATTCATGACATTCTCCACAATTTCTCCACCCAATGTTCCCCAGAGGTTCCACTTCCGCTTTGTATATTTGATCCTCAAATCTCGATGGATTGCGGAAGCATCAAGCCGATCAAATTTAATTCTGTATCGATTGATGCAATTTTACTCCAATTCAGCCTTGTTATGGGGAAAAAATTATGAAGATTCGCAGACGCCATTTTCTTCAGTTGAGTGCCAGTGCAACTTTAGCCGCAACGGTCCATGGTTGCACCCAGCCCGGTACGCAAGTTGGGAGTACCGGGGGTAATAAGGATCCAGGCAAAATTTCGATTGGATTCTGGCCCGTTGCTTCTGGCTTGCCCCTGTTTGTAGCTGTCAAGAAAGGCTATTTTGCCGATGCTGGACTGGATGTAGAAGCCGTCAGATTTGCCTCCCCCAATCAGGTGGCAGAAGCTTTAATTGCCGGGCGTTTGCAGGGGACAGGAAATGGGGTTGCCAGTGGTGCACTGGGACTGGCAGAGATCACATCCCCTGGACTATTTAAGATTTTTGTCTCAAATCCAAGTAATTCCAAGAGCATTCTGGATCAGATTATTGTTGCCAGGGATAGCTCAATTAACAGTACAGCCGATCTGGTTGGGAAGAAATTAGCGACAGGACCCGGTGCTCAAAACCTGGCAATTGCCCAGGGCATTCTGGAAAAAGTTGGCGTTCAAAACCCCCAGGTGGTTCAACTTGAAATTAAACAGCATGTAGCTGCCATTGAGTCTGGGCAAATTGATGCTGCATATACTCTGGAGCCGACTGGAACGGTGGGTTCTCTGAAGGGCATTACTCGTGTCCTGGAAAATGGTGTGGTTGCCAAATATATCCTGGGAAGTCCTCTGGCCCCCTGGTTTGGGGGTTCTGCTGCCCTCAGTACAAAGTTTATTGAGCAATATCCGGCGGCAACGAAATCCTATATCGATGCTATCGTCGGGCTGTCCAGGATATTCGGAACAACCCGGATGGAACTCGGGAATACATGGTTGGTTATACGGCGATCGAGGGAGAACTGGTGCAAAAGGTACCGCTGGTTGCCTATACCATCTATGACGAGTTTAAGCCGGAAGATGTGGGTTATTTCCAGAAATTCTTTGACTTTATGACCCAAAAAGGCGTGTTTTCCCGGTCAGTGGATGTCAAGGGGCTGCTTTATAAAGCTTAGGGTTGTGGGTGGTTGGGGCGTTGCTGAAAAGCAATATGAATCGAAACGAAGTTTCGAGCATATAGCAACTTTTTTATATCCAGAATCAGCAACCCCGGTTGGTTGTAAGACAATGGCGTTCTAGAGGAACCGATGATGCAGGAGTTGAATGTTAGAAGGGTTGCTCCGCCTGAACACTTTATTTCAGTGGAGGGGTTGTACAAGTCATTTGGGGATCTGGTGCTGTATGAGGATTTTCATCTGGATCTGGCAAATAACCAGTTGGTGTCGATTTTTGGTCCCAACGGCTGTGGTAAGTCCACGTTGATCAATATGATCAGTGGCCTGATGCCGTTTGATCAGGGACAGGTCTTAATTCATGGCAAGCCCATTCGTCGTGCCCGGATTGGCTATGTGTTTCAGAACTACCGGGATTCCATGTTTCCCTGGCTGAGTGCCTATGACAACATTGCCTATCCTTTGCGGATTAAGGGTAGCCCGGAGCAGGAATGCCGCGATCGCGTCGAGCGTATGATTGACCTGTTCAATATTCGCTTAGATCTGAAGCGCTATCCCTATAGCTTTTCTGGCGGGCAGCAACAACTGATTTCCATTCTGCGGGCACTGGTTGCTGATCCAGAAGTCCTGTTTCTGGATGAGCCATTTTCGGCCCTGGATTTTGAGATGACCCTGTTTGTGCGCGAAAAGCTCCAGGAGATTTTCATGGCAACCTCTATTCCTATGCTGATGGTGGTGCACAACCTGGAAGAGGCGGTCTATCTGGCAGACACCATTTTGCTGTTAAGCAAACGTCCAACCCACCTGGTTGAAGCCGTGCCGTTTCAAGCTTCCCGTCCCCGCACACTTGAAACCCTGTCTTCCCCTGAATTCATTGAAGTCAGCCGTCATTGCTTAGATATTTTTCGCCAGGAGATGAGGAAATGATGCCCCGTGCCCTGTCAGTTTCCCGCCGTCAAATGCCTTCATTTGCGCTTTCTAAGACGATGGATCGGTTGCTGCCCCTGGTGGGTGTACTGGTGCTGTTTGGTTGCTGGTGGTTATACTTTGCCGGGGTATAGATTTTACCCTCTAGATAAAGTAGAAATGAGGTAGACCGTTGAGTGTTGAGCACGGTGCCTCCCAATGATCCAACTGAGCTTTAGTGCCGAAGAGATTGAGCAACTACATTACGAACGCTTTCACCATCCACATCCGCGTGTGCAACAAAAAATGGAAGCGTTGTATCTCAAAAGTCAAGGATACTCGCATCAGGAAATTACCCGGTTGCTTCGGGTGACAAAACCAACGTTGTTGAGCTATCTGCGAGATTATGAAACTGGGGGGATCGGCAATCTCAAAGAATTGACCTTTTATCGACCCCAGAGTGAACTGAAACAACATCAACAGACTTTGGAAGCATACTTCCGGGCAAATCCTCCAAAGACCCTAGCGCAGGCTTGCGCCAAGATCGAAGAACTGACTGGTATTGTCCGTAGTCGGGAGCAAGTGAGGGTGTTTCTCAAATCGATGGGGATGCGTTGTCGGCGAGTGGGGATGTTGCCCGCCAAAGCTGATGTAGAAGCGCAGGAGGAGTTCGTCAAAAAAAACTAGACCCACGACTGCAAGAGGCAAAAGCAGGTCAGAGAGCCGTCTTCTTTGTCGATGCTGCCCATTTTGTTCTGGGGGCCTACTTAGGGTTTTTGTGGTGCTTTGAACGCTTGTTTATCAAGTCGGGGGCAGGAAGGCAACGGTTCAATGTCTTAGGGGCCCTCAACGCCGTGACTCATGCGTTAATCACCGTCACCAATGAGACTTATATCAACGCTCAAAGTGTCTGTGAATTACTGCACAAACTGGCAGCTCTGGGATTAGACATTCCGATTACGCTTGTGTTGGATAACGCTCGGTATCAGAAGTGTGCGGTTGTGATGGAGTTGGCTCAATCATTGAACATTGAGTTGTTGTATCTAACGGTCTATTCTCCCAATCTCAACTTGATTGAGCGCTTGTGGAAGTTTGTCAAGAAGCAATGCTTATATTCGATTTATTATGCTGACTTCTCTGCATTTAAGGAGGCGATTACTGCTTGTCTCAACCAGTGTCATACGACGTATAAACCTGAGTTAGATTCACTGTTAACCTTGCGTTTTCAGTCCTTTAAACAAGTAAAAACTATACCCTGACAAGGTATAATTGCAGTTTCTGGACTGGTTAACCCGGTACTGCTGCCAACCCCCCTGGCAACACTGGTTAGCCTGGTTAAAGCCACCTTTGCAGGCACTATGCTGATAGATTTTATGGCAACGGTGGTGCGAACCTTTGAAGCGTTTCTGATAGCAGCCGTGATAGGAGTTCCGCTGGGTGTGGCACTGGGAAGTTCTGAAAAGCTGTACCGCAGTGTTGAATTCCTGATTGATTTTTTCCGTTCGACGCCTGCCAGTGCATTGATTCCAATGTTTATTTTGTTTTTTGGTGTCAGTGATATTTCTAAGGTGATTATTGCTGCATTCAGCGCATTCCTGTTGATTGTATTTAACAGTGCCTACGGGGTGATTAATGCAAAGCGATCGCGCATTCTGGCTGCCAGAGTGATGGGAGCTAATCGGTGGCAGATCTTTAAGGATGTGTTGTTACTGGAAAGTTTGCCTCAAACGTTTATTGGGCTGCGTAGCGGTATCAGTATTGCGTTGGTGATTGTGATTGTGGCTGAGATGTTTATTGGTACTGAACAGGGGTTGGGTAAACGCATTATTGATGCGCAACAAATCCTGAACGTTCAGGATATGTATGCCTCGATTTTGATTACAGGTTTTCTGGGCTATTTTCTGAATGCTCTTTTCCTATTGTTGGAAAAACGTCTGGTTCACTGGAGCGGCAAGTAGGGGCACGGTCAATATAGCGACTCTATCTGAATTACGAGAAGGAATTCCGCAGGAATTCTTTCTCACAACGTCTTTCAGGTTCACAACTGATTCAGGACGGCTATAGCAGATACCAGGTATTAGAGGCGATCGCGTTGTTCCAGCCACCTGTCCAGGTCGGTAATTTGTGAAAAATCTAATAATGCTTCCCCTAACACCTCCAATTCTTCCCGTGACAAAACTTGGATTCGTGCCTGCAAATCAGCTTCAAGCTGACCAAATCGCCGGGTCAGTAACTGTATACCAAACTCGAAGTAGGCTTAACCCTTTACACTGCCGCAGTCTTGCATGTCTCACTGAAGCGGCAAATTCCCCTTCCCTATCTGGTCGATACCCGTAAAGCCGGCAAACCAGGAACGACCTTGCTATACCTTGTCAGGGTATAGTTTTTACTTGTTTAAAGGACTGAAAACGCAAGGTTAACAGTGAATCTAACTCAGGTTTATACGTCGTATGACACTGGTTGAGACAAGCAGTAATCGCCTCCTTAAATGCAGAGAAGTCAGCATAATAAATCGAATATAAGCATTGCTTCTTGACAAACTTCCACAAGCGCTCAATCAAGTTGAGATTGGGAGAATAGACCGTTAGATACAACAACTCAATGTTCAATGATTGAGCCAACTCCATCACAACCGCACACTTCTGATACCGAGCGTTATCCAACACAAGCGTAATCGGAATGTCTAATCCCAGAGCTGCCAGTTTGTGCAGTAATTCACAGACACTTTGAGCGTTGATATAAGTCTCATTGGTGACGGTGATTAACGCATGAGTCACGGCGTTGAGGGCCCCTAAGACATTGAACCGTTGCCTTCCTGCCCCCGACTTGATAAACAAGCGTTCAAAGCACCACAAAAACCCTAAGTAGGCCCCCAGAACAAAATGGGCAGCATCGACAAAGAAGACGGCTCTCTGACCTGCTTTTGCCTCTTGCAGTCGTGGGTCTAGTTTTTTTTGACGAACTCCTCCTGCGCTTCTACATCAGCTTTGGCGGGCAACATCCCCACTCGCCGACAACGCATCCCCATCGATTTGAGAAACACCCTCACTTGCTCCCGACTACGGACAATACCAGTCAGTTCTTCGATCTTGGCGCAAGCCTGCGCTAGGGTCTTTGGAGGATTTGCCCGGAAGTATGCTTCCAAAGTCTGTTGATGTTGTTTCAGTTCACTCTGGGGTCGATAAAAGGTCAATTCTTTGAGATTGCCGATCCCCCCAGTTTCATAATCTCGCAGATAGCTCAACAACGTTGGTTTTGTCACCCGAAGCAACCGGGTAATTTCCTGATGCGAGTATCCTTGACTTTTGAGATACAACGCTTCCATTTTTTGTTGCACACGCGGATGTGGATGGTGAAAGCGTTCGTAATGTAGTTGCTCAATCTCTTCGGCACTAAAGCTCAGTTGGATCATTGGGAGGCACCGTGCTCAACACTCAACGGTCTACCTCATTTCTACTTTATCTAGAGGGTAAAATCTATACCCCGGCAAAGTATAGAAGACGAACTACGTCCTGAATACGACTTCTCTAAAATGGCGGGAGGGGTCAGAGGCAAATATGTTGAACAATATCGCAGTGGAACAAATTTAGTTCTCCTTGATCCTGATGTTGTTCAAGCTTTTCCGACAGACGCTTCTGTGAACGAAGCACTACGATTACTAATTCAGATTGCTGAGCATCAACAGCCTAACAACCCCGTTGGAGCGGACTGAACAGAGATCTTGGTGTGGATGCAAAGGTTACTTGCAGCCGTTCAACCGGAATGTTGTGCTGCTTCAATTATAGGTTGTGGCAGCAGTTTGAATTTTGTCTGTAAGCGCCTAAAATTACGCTGGTTTAATAACCAGTTAACCTGATCACTGATGATGACTGAACTCTTGCTGGGTGATGGGATGAAAATGTAGATGATTGTGAGAA is from Leptothermofonsia sichuanensis E412 and encodes:
- a CDS encoding ABC transporter permease, with product MLIDFMATVVRTFEAFLIAAVIGVPLGVALGSSEKLYRSVEFLIDFFRSTPASALIPMFILFFGVSDISKVIIAAFSAFLLIVFNSAYGVINAKRSRILAARVMGANRWQIFKDVLLLESLPQTFIGLRSGISIALVIVIVAEMFIGTEQGLGKRIIDAQQILNVQDMYASILITGFLGYFLNALFLLLEKRLVHWSGK
- a CDS encoding GvpL/GvpF family gas vesicle protein, with product MYTYAFLTHPTTPLALPEGIEDQVQIVGTDSLCAAVEPELSETRLSLLQEKDETLMQAVMAHDRVIRELFLQTTILPLRFGTHFASLQGLLTHLDVRQQEYLEALSRFDGKAEYTLKLTPVETPEQSVPPEVKGKDYFLAKKKQFQTHLEQKTLQQTEQTMILQQLAKVCLQYRFSNSQSDQTRIYLLIHREEASQLVEQIQHWQNQCSSWKLSLGEALPPYHFLSH
- a CDS encoding PPC domain-containing protein, whose translation is MAYRFAARFQSSVVLLSLLAAGIPPIASAQNKIYNPIPLTPGVTVTDRLTNKDIPTGQGGFARDYVLQLKEGSQLAIDLTSDNFDTIVALIAEDGSTVAENDDGPDGSTNSLLFTRITKTGTYYIRVRAFGEVAGGNYKLKVTLLKPVEERR
- a CDS encoding ABC transporter substrate-binding protein; this translates as MKIRRRHFLQLSASATLAATVHGCTQPGTQVGSTGGNKDPGKISIGFWPVASGLPLFVAVKKGYFADAGLDVEAVRFASPNQVAEALIAGRLQGTGNGVASGALGLAEITSPGLFKIFVSNPSNSKSILDQIIVARDSSINSTADLVGKKLATGPGAQNLAIAQGILEKVGVQNPQVVQLEIKQHVAAIESGQIDAAYTLEPTGTVGSLKGITRVLENGVVAKYILGSPLAPWFGGSAALSTKFIEQYPAATKSYIDAIVGLSRIFGTTRMELGNTWLVIRRSRENWCKRYRWLPIPSMTSLSRKMWVISRNSLTL
- a CDS encoding ABC transporter ATP-binding protein gives rise to the protein MYKSFGDLVLYEDFHLDLANNQLVSIFGPNGCGKSTLINMISGLMPFDQGQVLIHGKPIRRARIGYVFQNYRDSMFPWLSAYDNIAYPLRIKGSPEQECRDRVERMIDLFNIRLDLKRYPYSFSGGQQQLISILRALVADPEVLFLDEPFSALDFEMTLFVREKLQEIFMATSIPMLMVVHNLEEAVYLADTILLLSKRPTHLVEAVPFQASRPRTLETLSSPEFIEVSRHCLDIFRQEMRK
- the gatA gene encoding Asp-tRNA(Asn)/Glu-tRNA(Gln) amidotransferase subunit GatA, with the protein product MASIRELHQQLTQKKRSAVEIVQESLERIQKLEPKLHSFLTVTAEQALEQAKQVDAQIAAGEKIGLLAGIPIGIKDNLCTRGIPTTCASRILENFVPPYESTVTQKLAEAGAVMVGKTNLDEFAMGGSTETSAYHLTANPWDLDRVPGGSSGGSAAAVAGGECLVALGSDTGGSIRQPASFCGIVGLKPTYGLVSRYGLVAFASSLDQIGPFARSVEDTAILLGAIAGHDPKDSTSLKVEIPDYTRYLTPDLKGKKVGVIQETFGEGLDPEVERAVRAAIAQLKDLGADIKEISCPRFRYGIAAYYIIAPSEASANLARYDGVKYGRRVEEADNLIDMYTRTRAQGFGPEVKRRIMIGTYALSAGYYDAYYLKAQKVRTLIKQDFEAAFNNVDVLVSPTAPTTAFKSGDKSANPLSMYLVDLMTIPVNLAGLPAMSVPCGFDSQGMPVGLQIIGNVLREDQVLQVGYAYEQATEWHRRSPPL
- a CDS encoding DUF4351 domain-containing protein → MQLLTRRFGQLEADLQARIQVLSREELEVLGEALLDFSQITDLDRWLEQRDRL